The Lentzea guizhouensis genome contains a region encoding:
- a CDS encoding response regulator transcription factor, whose product MTDLASTRVLLVDGSQLITEGLRISLHRTHCFRVVGIAHTVADAARCLRGVLVDLVVTDFDVPGAGPLRTVRDTAQYRPNARVVVLSNADSPSWARAALDAGAVAYLLKTSPVAELLPLIAAAVRGAPATIDARVGSLSRLPARMPPPASLGRLSAREFDVLAEMAKGMDNARIAQRLFISNDTVKTHVKAILRKLGARDRAHAVAMVLGESSEAFVAT is encoded by the coding sequence ATGACGGACCTGGCGTCCACCCGCGTGCTGCTCGTCGACGGTTCGCAGCTCATCACCGAGGGGCTGCGGATCTCGCTGCACCGCACGCACTGCTTCCGCGTGGTGGGCATCGCCCACACCGTGGCCGATGCCGCGCGCTGTCTGCGCGGCGTGCTGGTGGACCTGGTCGTCACGGACTTCGACGTGCCGGGCGCCGGACCGCTGCGCACCGTGCGGGACACGGCGCAGTACCGGCCGAACGCCCGTGTCGTCGTGCTGTCCAATGCGGACAGTCCGAGCTGGGCCCGCGCCGCGCTGGACGCCGGCGCCGTCGCCTACCTGCTGAAGACCTCACCCGTGGCCGAGCTGCTGCCGCTGATCGCGGCCGCCGTGCGCGGTGCTCCCGCCACGATCGACGCACGGGTGGGGTCGCTGTCGCGATTACCGGCGCGGATGCCGCCGCCCGCCTCGCTCGGCCGGCTGTCGGCACGCGAGTTCGACGTGCTGGCCGAGATGGCGAAGGGCATGGACAACGCCCGCATCGCCCAGCGGCTCTTCATCAGCAACGACACCGTGAAGACCCACGTGAAGGCGATCCTGCGCAAGCTCGGCGCCCGTGACCGCGCCCACGCCGTGGCGATGGTCCTCGGCGAGAGCTCCGAGGCCTTCGTCGCCACCTAG
- a CDS encoding FAD-dependent oxidoreductase, protein MERTTCLVVGGGPAGMVLGLLLARGGVEVTVLEKHADFLRDFRGDTVHASTLTLLDELGLGPAFEQVPHQLVDKIESLLDGGRKATIADLGRLPGAHKHIAMVPQWDFLDLLADAGKLEPTFHLRMNTEVTGITKTGTRVTGATYRDRVDGHEGEITADLVVAADGRGSILRDAVELPVYRFGAPMDVWWFRLPRNESDPVKGGAGRFSAGSGLVLIPRGEYFQCAFLIRKGTDRQVRAEGVAKFRDRLVTLVPWLADRVEHLTTLDDVKLLDVKLDRLRRWHVDGLLCIGDSAHAMSPVGGVGINLAIQDAVAAAALLAKPLRHGTVSSAALAKVRRRRLFPTVVIQTMQRVVHRLFLGRKLNSTETVSSTGTPFMLKVAQRFTFLQAVPAYLIAIGPRPEHAPEFARRTPQPVARS, encoded by the coding sequence ATGGAGAGGACCACCTGCCTCGTCGTCGGAGGCGGACCCGCGGGGATGGTGCTGGGGCTGCTGCTGGCCCGCGGCGGAGTCGAGGTGACCGTGCTGGAGAAGCACGCCGACTTCCTGCGCGACTTCCGCGGTGACACCGTGCACGCCTCGACGCTGACGCTGCTCGACGAGCTGGGACTGGGGCCCGCGTTCGAGCAGGTGCCGCACCAGCTGGTCGACAAGATCGAGTCGCTGCTGGACGGCGGTCGCAAGGCCACGATCGCCGACCTCGGCCGGCTTCCCGGTGCCCACAAGCACATCGCGATGGTGCCGCAGTGGGACTTCCTCGACCTGCTGGCGGACGCGGGCAAGCTCGAGCCCACGTTCCACCTGCGGATGAACACCGAGGTCACCGGGATCACCAAGACCGGCACCAGGGTCACCGGTGCCACCTACCGGGACCGGGTCGACGGGCACGAGGGTGAGATCACCGCGGACCTGGTCGTCGCCGCCGACGGGCGTGGCTCGATCCTGCGCGACGCCGTGGAGCTGCCGGTCTACCGGTTCGGCGCGCCGATGGACGTGTGGTGGTTCCGGCTGCCGCGCAACGAGAGCGACCCGGTCAAGGGCGGCGCCGGCCGGTTCAGCGCCGGCAGCGGTCTCGTGCTCATTCCACGCGGCGAGTACTTCCAGTGCGCGTTCCTGATTCGCAAGGGGACAGACCGGCAGGTGCGGGCCGAGGGCGTGGCGAAGTTCCGCGACCGGCTCGTCACGCTCGTGCCGTGGCTCGCCGACCGGGTGGAGCACCTGACCACGCTCGACGACGTGAAGCTGCTCGACGTGAAGCTGGACCGGCTGCGGCGCTGGCACGTCGACGGTCTGCTGTGCATCGGTGACTCGGCGCACGCGATGTCACCGGTCGGCGGTGTGGGCATCAACCTCGCCATCCAGGACGCCGTCGCGGCGGCGGCGCTGCTCGCGAAGCCGTTGCGGCACGGCACGGTCAGCTCGGCCGCGCTGGCGAAGGTGCGGCGGCGCAGGCTGTTCCCGACGGTGGTGATCCAGACGATGCAGCGGGTCGTCCACCGGCTGTTCCTCGGCCGCAAGCTCAACAGCACCGAGACCGTGTCCAGCACCGGGACGCCGTTCATGCTGAAGGTCGCGCAGCGGTTCACGTTCCTGCAGGCGGTGCCCGCGTACCTGATCGCGATCGGGCCTCGGCCGGAGCACGCGCCGGAGTTCGCCCGCAGGACGCCGCAGCCCGTCGCCAGGTCGTGA
- a CDS encoding fumarylacetoacetate hydrolase family protein produces the protein MRIARVAHPQGVAFVAVHGEEAAEIAEHPFGEPTFTGRKWPLADVRLLAPILPTKIIGVGRNYADHAAELGNEVPAEPLIFFKPNTSVVGPNVEIKLPAASERVDFEGELAVIIGQPCREVPRAKAMGVVMGYTIANDVTARDLQKKDVQFTRAKGFDTFCPMGPFIETEFDPSDVRVVTEVDGEVKQDGRTSLMVHDIPSLIEYVSAIMTLLPGDVILTGTPAGVGPLTAGQTVSVTVDGLGTLTNPVANR, from the coding sequence GTGCGTATTGCCCGTGTTGCTCACCCGCAAGGCGTAGCTTTCGTCGCTGTTCATGGCGAGGAAGCCGCAGAGATTGCCGAACACCCCTTCGGCGAACCGACGTTCACCGGCCGCAAGTGGCCGCTGGCCGATGTGAGGCTGCTCGCCCCGATCCTGCCGACCAAGATCATCGGCGTTGGCCGGAACTACGCGGACCACGCCGCCGAGCTCGGCAACGAGGTCCCCGCGGAGCCGTTGATCTTCTTCAAGCCCAACACCTCGGTGGTCGGGCCGAACGTGGAGATCAAGCTTCCGGCCGCGTCCGAACGAGTGGACTTCGAGGGCGAGCTGGCCGTCATCATCGGCCAGCCGTGCCGGGAGGTGCCCAGGGCCAAGGCGATGGGCGTCGTGATGGGGTACACCATCGCCAACGACGTCACCGCCCGCGACCTGCAGAAGAAGGACGTGCAGTTCACGCGTGCCAAGGGGTTCGACACGTTCTGCCCGATGGGTCCGTTCATCGAGACGGAGTTCGACCCGTCCGACGTCCGCGTCGTCACCGAGGTCGACGGGGAAGTCAAACAAGACGGACGTACTTCCTTGATGGTGCACGACATCCCGTCGCTCATCGAGTACGTCTCCGCGATCATGACGCTGCTGCCCGGTGACGTGATCCTGACCGGCACGCCCGCCGGCGTCGGACCGCTGACGGCCGGACAGACGGTCTCTGTGACTGTGGACGGCCTCGGCACGCTCACCAATCCGGTGGCAAATAGGTAG